The Pectobacterium parmentieri genome segment CCGATATCTGTCGTCATCTGATAGATATCCAGATCGAGACGTTCCGTCCAGTAATCGAAACAGTACCAGTTTAGCGTGTGCTGAACGGCTTGATACTCTTGTTGGATAAGCTGGTGCGCCTGTTCAAGGCTGATTCGACGTTTTTCACTGAGCGACTGCGGCACCAATTGAAGCCAGAAATAGCTGTCAAACGCCAGATCGAGCAGCGTGCCATCCATATCCAGTATCACGGTGTCGATGTCGTGCCAGTTAACGTGGGGATTCATAACGACTCCAGATGTCGCGCCGTGCCATAGGAGTGATGAAGCAGGAGACGCGCAATGCAATAGTGGCAAGAAACCGATTCCGCTAGGTTAGCATAATCGTAGAGAGGGCACGATGCTGTCAGCGGGGGAGTTGAGGACGATTATCCGAGAATGAATCCGCCATCATATTGAAGCGTAAGCTGTAATAGCGCTGAATATCGGTAACCCGTTTCTGGCTTCTGCGTATTTTAATACCGGTCAGAACCGCATTAATGATAAACGTCGCGGAAAAGAGCAGCAGCAGCAGGCAACTGCCGAGATAGCGCCAGACGGTAATGACATCGGGCTCACTGTGCAGGCTGATGTGCTGCGTCCCGTTGGCATCGGTATTGAGCTGAGTGATAACGCCGGTGGCATTAAACGGCGTATGTAGCAGCATCGCTGAAAGCCGCTGAAGTTCCTGCCACTGATCTGATGGACGGTATTCATTGAGCGGCATGGGAGGGAGTGGATGGTTAACGAACTGCCGGCCTTCATCGCTGCGGATCAGGAACCCACCGGGTGGCGGGCTGTTTAGCGACTCTGCCGCATTATTGATTTCCTGATAGAAGAATTGATCGGTGGAACTGTTGACCAATGATTCGAGTGTTTCTGCGCTGACGGCAGGCAACACGACATTCATGCCTTTCAACTTGCCGGAATCGGCATCTTTCACCAAGGTATTCCAGTTTTTGACGTCACTCAGATTCACCAGCGCATTTTTCAGGCGGGAGCAATCGTTTTCCTGTTTACACAAATCTTGTGTTCTCAGGACGACATCGGCGAAGTTCTTCATCAGAATCAGCCCTGATTTCTGGATGGTGGACGCTAACTGAGAATTGACCTGACCTTCTTTATCCGTTTGTGGATGGAGTTGGCTGTTGACGGATTTAAGCAAGGCGGACGTTTTTTCAATCGTCTCGGATTCCGGCAGTGGGAGTGGCGCGGCTTTGTTCCAGTAAATCGCGGAGCAGTCGAAAGGGCTGAAGGCATAGGACGATGGAGCGGAGACCGGGTGAATGCCTGCTGGCACATAGCACATGCCATTGCCGCGAACCGCCAGCGTATCGCCAATACGGAGTGGGGCTTTTTCCAGATCGCTGACTTGCGTTACCTCAATGTGTTGTGCGCCTTGAAGCCAGGCAAGGCTGAGTTTTAACGGCAGTTCAAGCTGCACGTTAGTGACCAGCAACATCAGGCTGAGCAGTGAACCGGTGGCCAGAAGCAGGTTCCGGCCCCAGCGCTGTAGCGGAAAATATTTCACTTCATCATGCAGCGAAAGGTGCTCACCTTGACGGATCACCTGTCGGTTGAGATAGATATCTACGTCCGTTTTTCGCCCCAAATCCTGTGTGATATAGGGCTGCCAGTGAGGCGGGTAGATCAGATCGATGTTGCCGAGCGAGATATTGCCGAGTGGTCCCTGATTGGATTCGCCAAACAAACCCAAGCCTTGCGGCGTGCCGTGAAGGCAATGCACATCCTGCAGTTCTTGGGCGGACGGCGATCGGAAAAGTTGCCACAGACTCCAGCTTACCAGTAACGTTGCGGTGCCGATCAGCCAGGGAAGTAAGGTGATAGGGCTATTCAGGCTGATGAACAGGAGTAGAAAAGACAGGCAGAGCACGGCCGTTTCTTTCAACCCTCTGGAGTGGTGCATGACGTGTTCTTCACGCGTTTCTTTGCGGATAGTGACCAACTCCGCATGCTCACTGCCTTCCTGGCGGATGGAGGCGTTTGGCACGGGGATTTCAGCCGGTAGCGGAGCCAGTGGACGCTCGTCGAGGCATTCAGTTAGCGAATGCCCGTTTAGGGAAATGACCAACGGGATCGAGCGTGTCTTAATCAGTTCGACGGTGTTGTTTTCGGTAATGAACTGTTCCCAATTGGGCGGCAGATGAATTTCCTGGGTATCGATATAATAACGCCACTTATTCTGAGCATCGGTGCTCAGGCCGTAGCGTGTAATGGTATGCGTGATAGGGTACACCCGATTACTTTGCAGAGATCGCGGCAGTTTTGGTTGTGCATTGGGGATATCAAGCGGCGTGGTTTGTTGACTGTTTTCCTGAGCCAGATAGCGCTCAATGGCGATCCGTTCATCTTCAGTTAACCGACGGGGAAGCGATTGTGAAACAGGTAAGGGGCGAGCGGACAGGAAACGGCGTCGCATACGGTAGCCGACAAGACCTCCGATAACGATCAGACAGGCAAGCAATATCGCCAATAGGGTAAATATTGTGCTCATGTCATCTCCATTCCAAAACGCAATGCTCCTTGTTTCCGTCGGAGTTTAACAAAATTATACAATCGATGATAACCCGTATGGCGTTGTTTTCTTAGATTAATAACGTAATTATGAATAGAATTAATCGCATAAGGTGATGATAGTAACAAGCAAAAAATGCCTATTGAATGAGGATAATCCTATTTTTTTTAAGTTATTGACTTGTGGCGGTGGTTTCTCATACAGGATGTGTCCTGCATGTTGCTCACACGTAAATTCATCGTCACGATAGTTGCAGCGAAGGTGACTGTTAACGCACAATGTGAATAGAATCAAAAAAGAATATTTACGATCTCTTCTTATTCAACAGCATGTCGTGTTCAGGTTGCGATAAACGCAGCCCCCCATGCGCGTTGGGCTAAGGTGCCGTTCTGGTCGTAATTCTCTGGGGGCATCAATGAGTCATAACCTGAAAAAACCTAAAATCCTCAAGGTGGAAACGATAGCGCGTTCGCGCTTGTTCAATGTGGAATCCGTCGATCTTGAATTTAGCAACGGGGTACGCCGGGTTTATGAACGGATGCGCTCAAGCGGTCGGCAGGCGGTGATGGTTGTCCCGATCGTTGATGATGAACTCTTGCTGATCCGCGAATACGCTGTCGGCATTGAGGAATACGAACTGGGTTTCCCCAAGGGGCTGATCGATCCCGGTGAAACGGTCTTTGAAGCGGCGAATCGCGAATTGATGGAAGAAGTTGGTTTCGGGGCGGAGAAGATGGACCTGCTGGCGACGTTAACCATGGCTCCCTCCTATTTTTCCAGCCAGATGAATATTGTGGTGGCGCGCGGACTGTACCCGCAGAGTCTGGAAGGTGATGAGCCGGAGCCCCTGCCGCAAGTCCGCTGGCCGATAGACAACATGATGTCACTGCTGCAAGAGCCCGACTTCCGCGAGGCCCGTAATGTCAGTGCGCTGTTTCTGGCTCACGACTGGTTGCGC includes the following:
- a CDS encoding intracellular growth attenuator family protein, which encodes MSTIFTLLAILLACLIVIGGLVGYRMRRRFLSARPLPVSQSLPRRLTEDERIAIERYLAQENSQQTTPLDIPNAQPKLPRSLQSNRVYPITHTITRYGLSTDAQNKWRYYIDTQEIHLPPNWEQFITENNTVELIKTRSIPLVISLNGHSLTECLDERPLAPLPAEIPVPNASIRQEGSEHAELVTIRKETREEHVMHHSRGLKETAVLCLSFLLLFISLNSPITLLPWLIGTATLLVSWSLWQLFRSPSAQELQDVHCLHGTPQGLGLFGESNQGPLGNISLGNIDLIYPPHWQPYITQDLGRKTDVDIYLNRQVIRQGEHLSLHDEVKYFPLQRWGRNLLLATGSLLSLMLLVTNVQLELPLKLSLAWLQGAQHIEVTQVSDLEKAPLRIGDTLAVRGNGMCYVPAGIHPVSAPSSYAFSPFDCSAIYWNKAAPLPLPESETIEKTSALLKSVNSQLHPQTDKEGQVNSQLASTIQKSGLILMKNFADVVLRTQDLCKQENDCSRLKNALVNLSDVKNWNTLVKDADSGKLKGMNVVLPAVSAETLESLVNSSTDQFFYQEINNAAESLNSPPPGGFLIRSDEGRQFVNHPLPPMPLNEYRPSDQWQELQRLSAMLLHTPFNATGVITQLNTDANGTQHISLHSEPDVITVWRYLGSCLLLLLFSATFIINAVLTGIKIRRSQKRVTDIQRYYSLRFNMMADSFSDNRPQLPR
- the nudE gene encoding ADP compounds hydrolase NudE is translated as MSHNLKKPKILKVETIARSRLFNVESVDLEFSNGVRRVYERMRSSGRQAVMVVPIVDDELLLIREYAVGIEEYELGFPKGLIDPGETVFEAANRELMEEVGFGAEKMDLLATLTMAPSYFSSQMNIVVARGLYPQSLEGDEPEPLPQVRWPIDNMMSLLQEPDFREARNVSALFLAHDWLRRTPR